One window of the Runella slithyformis DSM 19594 genome contains the following:
- a CDS encoding 3-keto-disaccharide hydrolase: protein MLKQIASVLVLLLYAFFVNAQSPNSLTAQEKKEGWKLLFNGKDVSGWHSYGAKGIGSAWIVEQGALKLNVPQRAGNKAPNGGDIVSEEPITGDFEFKAEWKVSPLANSGIFFFVKEAAQYKNMHDTGLELQVLDDKIYEGAAENKHRAGDFFGVANARIREINPVGEWNSVVFSVRKKKLTVTLNGFVVQEHDLNGADWKQRVAGSGLKNAPIAQGVFTGLLGLQDWGSTVWYRNLKLRKL, encoded by the coding sequence ATGTTAAAACAAATAGCTTCTGTTCTCGTATTACTACTTTACGCTTTTTTTGTAAACGCCCAATCCCCCAACAGCCTTACCGCGCAGGAAAAAAAAGAAGGCTGGAAACTGCTTTTCAACGGCAAAGACGTCAGCGGTTGGCATTCGTACGGAGCCAAAGGTATCGGTTCGGCATGGATCGTGGAGCAGGGTGCACTCAAACTGAACGTTCCGCAGCGGGCCGGCAACAAAGCTCCGAACGGCGGCGACATTGTGAGCGAAGAACCCATTACCGGTGATTTTGAATTTAAGGCCGAGTGGAAAGTAAGTCCACTGGCCAACAGCGGGATTTTCTTTTTTGTGAAAGAAGCCGCTCAATACAAAAATATGCACGATACGGGCCTGGAACTTCAGGTATTGGATGATAAGATTTACGAAGGCGCCGCGGAAAATAAACACCGTGCGGGCGACTTTTTCGGCGTGGCCAATGCCCGTATTCGGGAAATTAATCCCGTAGGAGAGTGGAATTCGGTGGTATTCAGTGTGCGTAAAAAGAAACTGACAGTTACCCTCAATGGCTTTGTGGTGCAGGAGCACGATCTCAACGGCGCGGATTGGAAGCAGCGCGTGGCCGGCAGCGGATTAAAAAACGCCCCGATTGCTCAGGGCGTCTTTACCGGATTGCTGGGTTTGCAGGATTGGGGCAGCACGGTGTGGTACCGCAATCTTAAACTCAGAAAGTTATAG
- a CDS encoding DUF2911 domain-containing protein, giving the protein MKKTTLLLYCLLSLLTAGAYAQGFRNPDKSTMDAAYFPDNFAHDRKEGEKALVRIIYSRPAKNGREVFGKLVPYGKVWRTGANENTEIKFYQDATIQGKKIKAGTYSLFTIPGETEWTIILNSDLDYWGAFKYNQANDVARFTVPSTKSEAPIETFSIQFPKGNDALLRMGWDTTIVEIPITF; this is encoded by the coding sequence ATGAAAAAGACCACTTTACTGCTGTATTGCCTGTTAAGTCTACTCACGGCGGGAGCCTACGCACAGGGGTTCCGAAACCCTGACAAAAGCACAATGGACGCCGCCTATTTTCCCGACAATTTTGCGCACGACCGCAAAGAAGGGGAAAAAGCATTGGTTCGCATTATTTATAGCCGCCCCGCCAAAAACGGTCGTGAAGTATTTGGCAAACTGGTGCCGTATGGAAAAGTATGGCGAACCGGTGCCAACGAAAATACCGAGATCAAGTTTTATCAGGACGCCACCATTCAGGGCAAAAAGATAAAAGCGGGCACCTATTCGCTCTTTACCATCCCCGGCGAAACCGAATGGACCATCATTCTGAACTCAGACCTTGATTATTGGGGTGCTTTTAAATACAATCAGGCCAACGACGTGGCCCGTTTTACGGTCCCTTCAACGAAATCCGAAGCGCCCATTGAGACCTTCTCCATCCAATTCCCCAAAGGCAACGACGCCCTCCTGCGGATGGGTTGGGATACAACGATCGTGGAGATTCCTATAACTTTCTGA
- a CDS encoding M20/M25/M40 family metallo-hydrolase: protein MKKTATLLLFCTLFAFTGSAQQVIQRDPAISAMLAEVSPDSLRNHIDKLVSFGTRHTMSTVADSKRGIGAARQWVLSRFNTFAKQSGGRMTATIDTWMLQPDGRRVDQPQEIGNVMATLKGTDPNDDRIFMVSGHIDSRVSDVSNRTADAPGANDDGSGTAAVIELARVMSKYSFPATIIFVAVSGEEQGLLGAERLAERARTEKWNLEALLNNDIMGSNHSHDTRLIDNTKIRIFSEGLSGFETDKRAAGIRQYGAENDGKARTLARYVKEVGERYVDNLEVRLIYRNDRYLRGGDHTPFVNRDFAAVRITEMNENFNNQHQDLRTEKGVEYGDYAKNMDFEYLRKNTCLNLASLANLAKAPSMPQNVTLEARNLTNTTSLFWQTPKAGKVKGYYVLMRETHMPFWQKKFFTDKNGLTLPYSKDNYFFAVQAVGEEGHESLPVLPRPSMR, encoded by the coding sequence ATGAAAAAAACCGCTACCCTCCTTCTCTTCTGTACCCTTTTTGCGTTTACAGGCTCTGCCCAGCAGGTCATTCAACGCGACCCGGCCATTTCTGCCATGCTGGCGGAAGTATCGCCCGACAGCCTGCGCAATCACATCGACAAACTCGTCAGTTTCGGCACCCGCCATACCATGAGCACCGTCGCCGATTCCAAACGCGGCATCGGCGCGGCGCGGCAGTGGGTATTGAGCCGTTTCAATACATTTGCCAAACAATCGGGCGGGCGCATGACCGCCACCATTGATACCTGGATGCTGCAACCCGACGGACGGCGCGTAGACCAACCGCAGGAAATCGGCAACGTCATGGCTACCCTCAAGGGTACCGACCCCAACGACGACCGCATTTTCATGGTCAGCGGGCACATCGACAGCCGCGTGAGCGATGTCAGCAACCGCACCGCCGACGCCCCCGGAGCCAATGACGACGGTAGCGGCACGGCGGCAGTGATCGAATTGGCCCGTGTCATGAGCAAATATTCCTTTCCCGCTACGATCATTTTTGTGGCCGTCAGCGGTGAAGAGCAGGGGCTGCTGGGTGCCGAACGCTTGGCCGAGCGCGCCCGAACCGAAAAATGGAACCTCGAAGCTTTACTTAATAACGACATCATGGGCTCCAACCACAGCCACGATACGCGCCTGATCGACAATACGAAAATCCGTATTTTCAGCGAAGGCCTTTCAGGCTTTGAGACGGACAAACGCGCCGCGGGCATTCGGCAATACGGTGCCGAAAACGACGGGAAGGCCCGGACCCTGGCGCGGTACGTCAAAGAAGTAGGCGAGCGCTACGTGGATAATCTGGAAGTACGGCTCATCTATCGCAACGATCGCTACCTGCGCGGCGGCGACCATACGCCGTTTGTCAACCGCGATTTTGCGGCGGTACGGATCACCGAAATGAACGAAAACTTTAACAATCAGCACCAGGACCTGCGCACGGAAAAAGGCGTTGAATACGGCGACTACGCCAAAAACATGGATTTTGAATACCTGCGCAAAAACACCTGCCTGAATTTGGCTTCGCTGGCCAACCTGGCTAAGGCACCCTCCATGCCCCAAAACGTGACGCTCGAAGCCCGCAATCTTACCAATACCACCTCCCTCTTTTGGCAAACGCCCAAAGCAGGCAAGGTAAAAGGCTACTACGTACTCATGCGCGAAACGCACATGCCGTTTTGGCAAAAGAAGTTTTTTACCGACAAAAACGGACTGACCTTACCTTATTCCAAAGACAATTATTTTTTTGCGGTGCAAGCCGTGGGCGAAGAAGGCCACGAAAGCCTGCCGGTGTTGCCGCGCCCGAGTATGCGATGA
- a CDS encoding DUF3472 domain-containing protein: protein MKRPFLIYLIPGLLFLISAGGKCSLMAPAAPIGHETNKVTVPIGGNAWLLNAASTEKITKEGLTQWTNPQTVCRTYVRISQPGQLKLSVTLTASEGTVYQTTLMGKTLSFTASSEGLNEYFVGEWNIKKAGYLPIDLQGITKKGATFGSVQSISLSGSAVSTETVFVKDNTDNYFYWGRRGPSVHLKYTLPPNEDIEWFYNELTIPEGQDVIGSYFMANGFAEGYFGIQVNSSTERRILFSVWSPFKTDNPEAIPDDQKIRLLKKGQDVYTGEFGNEGAGGQSYLKYSWKAGNTYRFLLQGKPTADSYTTYSAYFFAPEENQWRLIASFKRPKTSAYLKSLHSFLENFIPDTGNVGRMGLYANQWVRTVNGRWLELTEAKFTGDATARKNYRKDYAGGLSNGHFYLRNCGFFNDFVPLDGTFKRAAVNKMPEINFSALP from the coding sequence ATGAAACGCCCCTTTCTCATTTATTTAATTCCCGGCCTTCTTTTCCTTATTTCAGCGGGGGGCAAATGCTCACTCATGGCCCCAGCGGCACCTATCGGCCACGAAACCAACAAAGTGACCGTTCCCATTGGCGGCAATGCGTGGCTGCTCAACGCTGCCTCAACGGAAAAAATAACCAAAGAAGGCTTGACTCAATGGACGAATCCGCAAACCGTATGTCGTACTTACGTGAGAATCAGTCAACCGGGGCAACTGAAACTTTCCGTGACGCTGACCGCAAGCGAAGGAACTGTCTATCAAACGACTCTCATGGGCAAAACCCTTTCTTTTACAGCCTCTTCGGAGGGGCTAAATGAGTATTTTGTGGGAGAATGGAACATCAAAAAGGCGGGATACCTGCCCATTGATTTACAGGGAATCACGAAAAAAGGCGCGACTTTTGGCTCCGTCCAAAGCATCAGCCTCAGCGGAAGCGCCGTCAGTACCGAAACGGTCTTCGTGAAAGATAACACAGACAATTATTTTTACTGGGGACGCCGCGGACCGTCAGTCCATTTAAAATACACCCTCCCTCCCAATGAGGACATTGAGTGGTTTTACAACGAACTCACCATTCCCGAAGGACAGGACGTGATCGGTTCTTACTTCATGGCCAACGGCTTTGCGGAAGGTTATTTCGGAATACAGGTCAACTCCTCCACCGAGCGTCGAATTTTGTTTTCGGTGTGGAGTCCGTTCAAAACCGACAATCCCGAAGCAATACCCGACGATCAGAAAATCCGATTGCTCAAAAAAGGTCAGGACGTCTACACGGGCGAATTCGGCAACGAAGGGGCGGGGGGACAGAGTTACTTAAAGTACTCCTGGAAAGCCGGCAATACATACCGATTTTTACTTCAGGGCAAACCCACCGCCGACAGTTATACCACGTATAGCGCCTACTTTTTTGCGCCGGAAGAAAATCAATGGCGACTCATTGCGAGTTTTAAACGCCCCAAAACGTCAGCGTATTTGAAGTCTTTGCACTCCTTTCTGGAAAATTTTATCCCCGACACAGGCAATGTCGGCCGGATGGGACTGTATGCTAACCAATGGGTACGTACGGTGAACGGCCGGTGGCTGGAACTCACCGAAGCCAAATTTACCGGGGACGCCACCGCACGCAAAAATTACCGGAAAGACTACGCAGGCGGTCTTTCCAACGGTCATTTTTACCTGCGCAACTGCGGTTTTTTCAACGATTTTGTCCCGCTCGACGGTACTTTTAAAAGGGCGGCAGTGAATAAAATGCCGGAGATCAACTTTTCAGCGTTGCCGTAG
- a CDS encoding (2Fe-2S)-binding protein, with translation MSTTADLELIEEAYTSSKPLDLQRPVTLKINGTERRLELAPWTTLLDALREYLDLTGTKKGCDHGQCGACTVLVDGKRINSCLTLAVMKEGAEITTIEGLSHGDEMHPLQEAFIENDAFQCGYCTPGQICSAVGLLNEGRVKTKEDIRELMSGNICRCGAYTNIVKAIEQTMQTSLTA, from the coding sequence ATGAGCACTACGGCTGATTTGGAACTCATTGAAGAAGCCTATACTTCTTCCAAACCGTTGGATTTACAACGCCCTGTTACCTTGAAAATCAACGGTACCGAACGCAGGCTTGAGCTGGCCCCCTGGACCACCCTGCTCGACGCCCTGCGTGAATACCTGGACCTGACAGGCACCAAAAAAGGCTGTGACCACGGTCAATGCGGGGCGTGTACGGTATTGGTGGACGGAAAAAGAATCAATTCGTGCCTGACGCTGGCGGTCATGAAAGAAGGTGCGGAAATTACGACCATCGAAGGCTTGTCGCACGGCGATGAAATGCATCCGTTGCAAGAGGCTTTTATTGAAAATGACGCTTTTCAATGCGGCTATTGTACCCCCGGACAAATCTGCTCAGCCGTTGGACTCCTCAACGAAGGGCGCGTGAAAACCAAAGAAGACATTCGGGAACTCATGAGCGGGAATATCTGCCGTTGCGGAGCCTATACCAATATTGTAAAGGCCATTGAACAAACCATGCAAACCTCACTAACCGCATGA
- a CDS encoding FAD binding domain-containing protein produces MNSFSYTRAQDVSSAVGELGHNQRAKFIAGGTNLIDLMKENVMHPTHLVDINSLPLAAIEEMREGGLRLGALMTNADTAYHPWVQERYPLLSKAILAGASPQLRNMATNGGNLMQRTRCYYFYDVATPCNKREPGTGCSAINGYNRIHAILGASESCIATHPSDMCVALAALEAVVRVTGKYGERTIPFADFHRLPGEMPHIDNTLQPDELILSIDLPANGFAQHNAYLKLRDRHSYAFALVSVAAGLELEGGIITDARLALGGVAHKPWRDREAEMMLKGQPATEENFHKAAETVIKGAVGYEHNAFKIELARRAIVRTLMEAAKGTDNHWFSNGIEKTI; encoded by the coding sequence ATGAACAGCTTTTCATATACCCGAGCACAGGATGTCTCTTCGGCCGTAGGAGAATTGGGACATAACCAACGCGCGAAATTTATCGCGGGCGGCACCAACCTGATTGATCTGATGAAGGAAAATGTCATGCACCCTACGCATTTGGTGGACATTAATTCGTTGCCGTTGGCTGCCATTGAAGAAATGAGAGAAGGCGGTTTGCGATTGGGTGCCCTCATGACCAACGCCGACACGGCGTATCACCCATGGGTGCAGGAGCGCTATCCCTTGCTGTCGAAAGCCATTTTGGCGGGTGCTTCGCCGCAGTTGCGCAATATGGCTACCAATGGCGGCAACCTGATGCAGCGTACCCGTTGCTACTATTTTTATGATGTAGCCACTCCCTGCAACAAACGCGAGCCCGGTACCGGGTGTTCGGCCATCAATGGTTATAACCGCATTCATGCCATTTTGGGCGCGAGTGAGTCCTGTATCGCTACTCACCCCTCAGATATGTGCGTGGCGTTGGCCGCGCTGGAAGCAGTAGTGCGCGTAACGGGGAAATACGGAGAGCGTACCATCCCTTTTGCTGATTTTCATCGGTTGCCGGGCGAGATGCCGCACATTGATAATACCCTTCAACCGGATGAACTGATCCTGTCCATTGATCTGCCGGCTAACGGGTTTGCCCAACACAATGCCTACCTTAAGCTCCGCGACCGGCACAGTTATGCGTTTGCCCTGGTATCGGTGGCTGCAGGGCTTGAACTGGAAGGCGGTATCATCACCGATGCGCGTCTTGCGCTGGGCGGTGTGGCCCATAAGCCGTGGCGTGACCGGGAAGCTGAAATGATGCTGAAAGGTCAGCCCGCTACGGAAGAAAATTTTCACAAGGCGGCAGAAACGGTGATCAAAGGAGCCGTTGGATATGAACACAATGCCTTTAAGATCGAACTTGCCCGCCGTGCCATCGTCAGAACGTTAATGGAGGCGGCCAAGGGCACCGACAATCATTGGTTCAGTAATGGAATTGAGAAAACTATATAA
- a CDS encoding xanthine dehydrogenase family protein molybdopterin-binding subunit: MSNSTAYIGKQTNRVEGRAKVTGAAKYAAEFNAEGLAYGFVISSAVTKGKIVQINAEAALSVEGVLQVFTHENRPNLAWFDFKYKDQIAPPGSPFRPLYNNEIKYNGQPIALVVAETFELARYAATLVHVIYEIEPHETNLKEKQEEARGPKAGFLNLLKPLPPKPRGAAGKAFDNAPVRVLTEHVHGVEHHNPLELFATTVMRDIDGKLTIYDKTQGVPNSQLYVTQVFGLSNDDVRVLSPFVGGGFGSGLRPQYQLFMAVMAAIELKRSVRVSLTRQQMFTFGHRPTTLQWVALGASEEGKLEAVLHEAVSETSHFEDYTETIVNWSGSAYRCDNVKLDYKLVPLDMYTPMDMRAPGAATGVPALESAMDELAYKLGMDPVHLRLKNYAEYDQNTNKPFSSKELRECYRQGAERFGWANRNPVPGSMKDGRWLVGWGMAAGVWDAQQMPARAEAVLSIDGKLTVSSATADIGTGTYTIMTQIAAETFGLPLEDVTFKLGDSALPLAPVQGGSYTAASVGSAVKSTCEKLAKKLFSLAQKPKNSFFASVKWEEVELVDGHIQLRNDTSQKISFIEILRQGKKNGLQHKSTTMPNLLKQRKYTRHTHSAIFVEVKVDPDFGTVVVSRVVSAIAGGRILNPKTARSQILGGVVWGISKALEEESVVDHRFGRIVNHNLGEYHVPVNADIYDIDVIFVDEHDEIINPLGVKGLGEIGIVGVPAAIANAIFHATGKRIHELPITLDKVMSAMEGVTADEITV, from the coding sequence ATGAGCAATTCAACAGCATACATCGGAAAACAAACAAACCGCGTGGAGGGGCGCGCAAAAGTGACGGGTGCTGCCAAGTATGCGGCGGAATTTAACGCCGAAGGGCTTGCGTACGGCTTTGTCATTTCGAGTGCCGTTACCAAAGGAAAGATCGTGCAGATCAACGCCGAAGCGGCGTTGAGTGTCGAAGGCGTTCTGCAGGTGTTTACGCACGAAAATCGCCCCAACCTTGCATGGTTTGACTTTAAATACAAAGACCAGATCGCGCCGCCGGGGTCGCCTTTTCGCCCGTTGTACAACAATGAGATAAAATACAACGGACAGCCGATCGCGCTGGTGGTGGCGGAGACTTTTGAGTTGGCACGGTATGCCGCCACGCTGGTTCATGTCATCTATGAAATTGAGCCTCACGAAACCAACCTGAAAGAAAAGCAGGAAGAGGCACGCGGGCCCAAAGCAGGTTTCCTGAACTTGCTCAAACCGCTGCCGCCCAAACCGCGCGGCGCGGCGGGAAAAGCGTTTGACAATGCCCCCGTTCGCGTGCTGACCGAACACGTACACGGCGTAGAGCATCATAATCCGCTGGAATTGTTTGCCACAACCGTAATGCGGGATATCGACGGCAAACTGACCATTTATGACAAAACGCAGGGAGTGCCCAACAGTCAACTGTACGTAACGCAGGTCTTTGGGTTGTCAAATGACGATGTTCGGGTGTTATCGCCTTTTGTAGGAGGAGGATTTGGGTCGGGGTTGCGCCCTCAATATCAATTATTTATGGCTGTCATGGCCGCGATAGAGTTGAAGCGCTCGGTGCGGGTATCGCTGACCCGCCAGCAGATGTTTACCTTCGGGCACCGCCCCACTACCCTGCAATGGGTGGCGCTGGGGGCCTCGGAAGAGGGTAAGCTGGAGGCGGTACTGCACGAAGCGGTTTCGGAAACGTCTCATTTTGAAGATTATACCGAGACGATCGTCAACTGGTCGGGCTCGGCATATCGCTGCGACAATGTGAAACTTGACTATAAATTGGTGCCGCTTGATATGTATACGCCCATGGACATGCGCGCTCCGGGAGCGGCTACGGGGGTGCCGGCGCTCGAAAGCGCGATGGACGAGCTTGCGTATAAACTTGGCATGGACCCTGTCCATTTGCGCCTGAAAAACTACGCCGAATACGACCAAAATACCAATAAGCCTTTTTCCAGTAAAGAACTTCGCGAATGCTACCGTCAAGGGGCGGAGCGGTTTGGTTGGGCTAACCGAAATCCGGTGCCGGGCTCAATGAAAGACGGGCGTTGGCTGGTGGGCTGGGGCATGGCGGCGGGGGTGTGGGATGCCCAGCAAATGCCCGCTCGGGCAGAGGCCGTTCTGTCGATCGACGGCAAACTCACTGTATCCAGCGCCACGGCCGATATCGGTACCGGAACGTATACCATCATGACCCAAATCGCGGCGGAGACATTCGGACTGCCGTTGGAAGATGTTACTTTTAAACTGGGTGATTCAGCCCTGCCCTTGGCTCCCGTACAGGGAGGCTCGTATACAGCGGCTTCCGTGGGTTCGGCGGTAAAGTCAACCTGTGAGAAGCTGGCTAAAAAACTGTTCAGCCTCGCCCAAAAGCCTAAAAATTCTTTTTTTGCATCGGTAAAATGGGAAGAAGTGGAATTGGTCGACGGGCACATTCAATTGAGAAATGACACCTCGCAGAAAATTTCATTTATTGAGATTCTGCGGCAGGGAAAGAAGAACGGCCTGCAACATAAATCAACTACGATGCCGAACTTGCTGAAACAGCGTAAATACACACGTCATACGCACTCGGCCATCTTTGTGGAGGTAAAAGTAGACCCCGATTTTGGTACGGTGGTGGTTTCCCGGGTGGTAAGTGCCATTGCCGGCGGACGTATTCTCAATCCCAAAACCGCCCGCAGTCAGATATTGGGGGGAGTGGTGTGGGGAATCAGTAAGGCGCTCGAAGAGGAGTCGGTAGTCGACCATCGGTTTGGTCGTATCGTTAATCATAACTTAGGCGAATACCACGTTCCGGTCAACGCTGATATCTACGATATTGACGTGATCTTTGTGGACGAACACGACGAAATTATCAACCCATTGGGGGTCAAAGGACTCGGAGAGATCGGTATCGTGGGCGTGCCGGCGGCCATTGCCAATGCTATATTTCACGCCACGGGCAAACGCATTCATGAATTGCCCATCACGCTGGATAAAGTAATGTCGGCTATGGAAGGAGTCACGGCAGATGAAATTACCGTTTGA
- a CDS encoding endonuclease III domain-containing protein — translation MKLPFDLTLVLARIEESIRAFPKAAMFELAERGYSTLFEQLISCIISIRTLDETTIPVSLRLFAAARTPEELLRLTPEQLTELLYGATYPDQKAYTMLGIAKAAVEQYDHRLPADYDSLTALKGVGPKCANLALGVATGQAAISVDIHVHRVVNRWGYVQANQPEKTLKQLEAKVPVPQWIEINRLLMPFGKHICTGTLPRCSTCPVLAWCEQVGVTQHR, via the coding sequence ATGAAATTACCGTTTGACCTAACGCTCGTACTGGCCCGCATTGAAGAATCCATTCGGGCTTTTCCCAAAGCGGCCATGTTTGAGCTTGCCGAGCGGGGGTATAGTACTTTATTCGAGCAACTTATTTCCTGTATTATTTCCATTCGTACACTCGACGAAACCACGATTCCCGTCTCGCTGCGGCTTTTTGCCGCCGCACGTACGCCCGAGGAATTACTGCGTCTGACCCCCGAACAACTCACGGAGCTGCTCTACGGAGCTACCTATCCCGACCAAAAAGCCTACACGATGCTGGGCATTGCCAAAGCCGCCGTGGAGCAATACGACCACCGGCTTCCGGCCGATTACGACAGCCTTACCGCGCTCAAAGGCGTGGGACCGAAATGCGCTAATTTGGCGTTGGGCGTAGCGACGGGGCAGGCGGCCATCAGCGTGGATATACATGTGCATCGGGTGGTCAATCGTTGGGGCTATGTGCAGGCCAACCAACCCGAAAAAACATTGAAACAACTCGAAGCCAAAGTGCCCGTGCCGCAGTGGATTGAGATCAATCGTCTGTTGATGCCTTTTGGCAAACACATCTGCACGGGCACGCTGCCGCGCTGCTCCACCTGTCCGGTGTTGGCATGGTGCGAGCAGGTGGGCGTGACGCAACATCGTTAA
- a CDS encoding alpha/beta fold hydrolase, producing the protein MKIIERDNAIIQYTRDGNGETTLLFVHGSYIDHTYWMAQIDHFTSHYTVVTFDLPGHGASGKERESWTVEGFALDVITVVKELALQNVILIGHSLAADINLMAATMAPELFIGFIAIDYYKNAGFPLAEEEQVNEIRKNLRLDFAATNEQYARMALLTPQTPPDITDSVVKAYRNAYAPMGIPTMEQIFDIYTVEKKLLPLLNFKLYLINVDYLPTQEEPLKTYAKRGYSLAHMKGTSHFPMIEHPQKLNTLLESFIAEIEGKV; encoded by the coding sequence ATGAAAATCATTGAACGCGACAACGCAATCATTCAGTATACCCGCGACGGCAACGGCGAAACGACGCTGCTCTTTGTCCATGGTTCTTACATTGACCATACCTATTGGATGGCGCAGATTGACCATTTTACATCTCATTATACCGTCGTCACTTTTGATCTGCCGGGCCATGGAGCGTCGGGGAAAGAGCGAGAAAGTTGGACCGTGGAGGGCTTCGCGCTGGATGTAATAACGGTCGTGAAAGAGTTGGCCTTACAAAATGTTATCCTCATCGGGCATTCGCTGGCGGCTGACATCAACCTGATGGCAGCTACCATGGCACCGGAATTGTTTATCGGTTTTATTGCCATTGACTATTACAAAAATGCGGGGTTTCCCTTGGCCGAAGAAGAGCAGGTAAACGAAATCAGGAAAAACCTTCGACTGGATTTTGCCGCCACCAATGAGCAATACGCAAGGATGGCCCTTCTTACCCCTCAAACCCCTCCGGATATTACAGACAGCGTTGTGAAAGCCTACCGAAACGCCTACGCGCCGATGGGTATCCCTACAATGGAGCAGATTTTTGATATATATACCGTGGAGAAGAAGTTGCTGCCACTGTTGAATTTTAAGCTTTATCTTATCAATGTGGATTATTTACCCACTCAGGAGGAGCCACTGAAAACGTACGCTAAAAGGGGGTATAGCCTGGCGCACATGAAAGGGACCTCCCATTTTCCGATGATCGAACATCCTCAAAAACTAAATACGTTGTTGGAATCCTTTATTGCTGAAATAGAAGGAAAAGTATAA
- a CDS encoding NAD(P)/FAD-dependent oxidoreductase has protein sequence MITTDICIIGAGPVGLFSVFEAGLLKMRCHLIDALPQVGGQLSEIYPQKPIYDIPGYPTIKAQELVDNLMQQIAPFNPSFTLGERVETIDRREDGSLLVKTSDVTKVLCQVVVIAGGLGCFEPRKPEIAGLEHFEGRGVAYMVKNPEKFRNKEIVIAGGGDSALDWTAYLADVAKTITLIHRSDTFRGAPDSAEKVFALAEQGKINLILQSNVVSLNGNGHLKEVVVAGKDKKTYAVPSDYFIPLFGLSPKLGPIAEWGLNINKSAIEVNTVDYSTNVERIYAIGDINTYPGKLKLILTGFHEAAMMCQSAFKFVYPNQHLSFKYTTVNGVNAF, from the coding sequence ATGATTACGACAGATATATGCATCATTGGCGCGGGCCCCGTCGGCTTATTCAGCGTGTTTGAAGCAGGACTATTGAAAATGCGGTGCCACCTGATTGATGCGTTACCGCAAGTGGGCGGGCAATTATCCGAAATTTACCCCCAAAAACCCATCTATGACATTCCCGGTTACCCAACCATCAAAGCGCAGGAGTTGGTGGATAATCTGATGCAGCAAATTGCACCTTTTAATCCAAGTTTTACGTTGGGCGAACGGGTGGAAACCATTGATCGGCGTGAAGACGGCTCATTGCTGGTCAAAACCTCAGACGTCACCAAAGTGCTTTGTCAGGTAGTTGTGATTGCGGGAGGATTGGGTTGCTTTGAACCCCGTAAGCCCGAAATCGCGGGCTTGGAACACTTTGAAGGAAGAGGAGTAGCCTACATGGTGAAAAACCCCGAAAAATTCAGAAACAAAGAAATCGTTATCGCCGGTGGTGGCGATTCGGCGTTGGATTGGACCGCCTACTTGGCAGATGTTGCGAAAACCATCACCCTTATTCACCGAAGCGATACCTTTCGGGGCGCACCCGATTCGGCCGAAAAAGTGTTTGCGCTGGCTGAACAGGGAAAGATCAACCTGATTTTACAATCTAACGTGGTCAGTCTCAACGGCAACGGCCACTTAAAAGAAGTGGTGGTGGCCGGGAAAGATAAAAAGACCTACGCCGTGCCTTCCGATTACTTTATTCCGCTGTTTGGCTTGAGTCCCAAATTGGGCCCCATCGCCGAATGGGGGTTGAATATCAACAAATCAGCCATTGAAGTAAATACCGTTGATTATTCTACCAATGTAGAGCGCATTTATGCCATTGGTGACATTAATACGTATCCCGGAAAACTTAAGCTTATTTTAACGGGCTTTCACGAAGCGGCGATGATGTGCCAAAGTGCTTTCAAGTTTGTGTATCCCAACCAACACCTGAGTTTTAAATACACGACGGTCAATGGCGTCAATGCGTTTTAA
- a CDS encoding 2Fe-2S iron-sulfur cluster-binding protein, producing MIQFTIEDRGGERQLLEIPEGIGLNLMEVLKASDYNILATCGGMALCATCHVEVLEGGDSLPSVSDAELDILDTLPAATSCSRLACQLRVDEAMEGTTFKIRGEEH from the coding sequence ATGATACAATTCACGATCGAAGACAGAGGCGGAGAGCGCCAACTGCTCGAAATTCCCGAAGGCATCGGACTCAATTTAATGGAAGTGTTAAAGGCTTCCGACTATAACATTTTGGCTACCTGCGGCGGCATGGCGCTGTGCGCTACCTGTCACGTGGAAGTCTTGGAAGGCGGCGATTCACTGCCGTCCGTCAGTGATGCCGAGCTTGATATTTTGGATACCTTGCCCGCTGCCACTTCATGCAGCCGTTTGGCGTGTCAGTTGAGGGTCGACGAAGCGATGGAAGGGACCACTTTTAAAATACGCGGCGAAGAGCATTGA